The genomic region CGGAAGACGGGCGAATTCCCGTGATTGTCCTGGCACACCGTGGAGCCGCGGTGCATACAACGGTTCATGAGGACGTGGATGTCGCGGTTCTCGTCGCGGGTAACAATCGCTGGCTGGGTTCCGATTACGACCGTTTTGTAGTCACCGGACTGGGCTATCTCGCTTTCGTGTCCCACGAAGACCCAGTTGCTCTCGAAGATTCGTTCCATCTCCAGATCGAAGATCTCCGGTTCAAGGTAGATCCGCCGATGGACTCGGGTTTCTTGAACGAGTTCCTCGAGCTTCATATGTGACGGCATGACGCTTTCTCCCGACGGACTCTTTTCTATGCCGAAAGGGTCTGATTCCTCATAACTTTGCGCCCCGACGTGCAATTTGCAAATGCGGCATGGAGATGGAAACAGGCACTCTCGGCAACCACCAACGACATCGCGCATCGGAAGGTCTATCGGCCGTCGGGCACACTCTCTTGGGGGCTACCTGCGGGCGACCCGATGTTCTGCGCGGAATGTGCTGACTCTTCGCTCCTCTTGGGGAGGAAAGCGCGTGGACCTGCGGTCCGCCGAATCGATTTTTTCTGTAATCGGCTCTTGTGTGGAGAGCGATCGTTGGGCGCCCCCCTTAAGCAAACTCTTGATTCTTGTCAAGGAACTGCAATATAGCCCGAGTAGGTACCGACACGCGCGAGGGTAGATGTGGCGACGAAGGAATCGGTTCGAGAAACATCGTACCAGATCGGAGCCGACCAGCTTTTTGTGCTGACCGCCGGCGCCGGCAAACCGGTCTTGGTGCTGCACGAAGAGCTGGGATTTCCCGGCTGGATGAAGTGGAATGAAGAGCTGAGCGATCGGCGAACATTGCTCACGCCGCTGCTTCCGGGATTCGGGCGTACGCCGCGCGCGGAATGGATAATGAGTGTTCGCGATCTGGCGGGGTTCATCGCGCGCGGCCTCCGTGAACAACGCCTGGCCCCGATCGACGTGATCGGATTTTCGTTCGGTGGATGGCTGGCCGCCGAAATGGCCGCCAACGACCCGGCACTTTTTTCAAAAATGGTACTGGTCGCCCCGGCGGGCATTCGGCCTCCGGAAGGAGAGATCAAGGACCTGTTCAAAGTTCCGGCACTGGAGTATCTGCGCGAATCCGTGCGCGACTCGCAACGCACCGCGGAATTCGCGTCTC from Candidatus Binataceae bacterium harbors:
- a CDS encoding alpha/beta hydrolase, whose protein sequence is MATKESVRETSYQIGADQLFVLTAGAGKPVLVLHEELGFPGWMKWNEELSDRRTLLTPLLPGFGRTPRAEWIMSVRDLAGFIARGLREQRLAPIDVIGFSFGGWLAAEMAANDPALFSKMVLVAPAGIRPPEGEIKDLFKVPALEYLRESVRDSQRTAEFASLYDGGTSPEQYEAFEDARAETARLAWQPYMFNPSLPHLLEGTANLPALIIWGRDDQVVPMSTAGVYQRSMKNSRVVIFEACGHRPEVEASESFVREVKNFLQ